A region of Fibrobacter succinogenes subsp. succinogenes S85 DNA encodes the following proteins:
- the mnmG gene encoding tRNA uridine-5-carboxymethylaminomethyl(34) synthesis enzyme MnmG: MIIAEFDVVVVGGGHAGIEATHAAWKIGVKTAMLTMDLNAIGRMSCNPAVGGVAKGQIVRDIDALGGLMGLLTDKAGIQFRMLNMSKGPAVWGPRAQCDMKYYSEVARETMESLPGLTLIQGELASFERMNDGRLELILLNGDRYITRAIVVTSGTFLASKMFTGLETSIGGRVGEPSADKLSECLAKNGIRLRRLKTGTPSRLDPDSIDFNECDVQHGDEHPWPMSDRHFDGATPDKFWGDQINKFIRNDCVCWITRTNIKTHDILRSGFKDSPMFSGRIHGKGPRYCPSIEDKINRFGDRDGHQLFLEPEQADIGRVYINGFSSSLPADIQLAAIHTIPGLTRAKVLQIGYAVEYDSVDATQLYPTFECKNVPGLYFAGQVCGTSGYEEAAGQGLMAGINAALKVKGEEPFILGRSESYLGVMVDDLVNILLDEPYRMFTSRAEYRLFLRSDNAEMRLKEKARKIGMISDRDWEDWTRRRDLMASLKTQFTETSATPEEANTILEAGGQALASERTRWINVLRRPGIDPETFFKVAAPDANITRRDQWYMYAEELYAGFFDRQEREIDDQKKMEKVKLSPDFDYMSITAISIESRQRLNAHKPLTLGQASRVPGVRPADITVLAHWLDSRT, translated from the coding sequence ATGATTATCGCAGAATTTGATGTTGTCGTCGTCGGTGGCGGTCACGCCGGTATTGAAGCCACGCATGCCGCATGGAAGATCGGTGTCAAAACCGCCATGCTTACGATGGATTTGAACGCAATTGGCAGAATGTCATGCAACCCGGCTGTTGGTGGCGTTGCTAAAGGTCAAATTGTTCGCGATATCGATGCTCTCGGTGGCCTTATGGGGCTTTTGACCGACAAAGCGGGCATCCAGTTCCGCATGCTCAACATGAGCAAGGGACCCGCCGTTTGGGGACCGCGTGCGCAGTGCGATATGAAGTATTACAGCGAAGTCGCCCGCGAGACGATGGAAAGCTTGCCAGGACTCACGCTGATTCAAGGCGAACTTGCTTCATTTGAACGTATGAACGACGGTCGTTTGGAACTGATTCTTTTGAATGGCGACCGCTACATTACGCGTGCGATTGTGGTGACGAGCGGAACCTTCCTTGCCTCCAAGATGTTCACCGGGCTTGAAACGAGCATTGGTGGGCGAGTGGGCGAGCCGAGTGCAGACAAACTTTCGGAATGCCTTGCAAAAAATGGCATCCGCTTGCGCCGCCTAAAAACAGGCACGCCAAGCCGCTTGGATCCAGATTCTATTGACTTTAACGAATGCGACGTGCAGCACGGCGACGAGCATCCGTGGCCGATGAGCGACCGCCATTTTGACGGAGCAACGCCTGATAAGTTCTGGGGTGACCAGATTAACAAGTTTATCCGCAATGATTGCGTCTGCTGGATTACGCGCACGAACATCAAGACGCACGATATTCTGCGCAGTGGCTTTAAGGATAGCCCGATGTTCAGCGGCCGTATCCACGGCAAAGGCCCGCGCTACTGCCCGAGTATTGAAGATAAAATCAACCGTTTTGGCGACCGCGACGGACACCAGCTATTCCTCGAACCGGAACAGGCTGACATCGGACGTGTGTACATCAACGGTTTCAGCTCAAGCCTGCCGGCAGACATCCAGCTTGCCGCCATCCACACGATTCCGGGCCTTACCCGCGCAAAAGTGCTCCAGATCGGTTACGCTGTGGAATACGATTCAGTTGATGCAACGCAGCTTTACCCGACGTTTGAATGCAAAAATGTTCCGGGACTCTACTTTGCTGGTCAGGTCTGCGGCACAAGCGGTTATGAAGAAGCCGCTGGTCAGGGCCTTATGGCAGGCATCAACGCTGCGCTCAAGGTCAAAGGCGAAGAACCGTTCATTCTTGGACGCTCCGAAAGCTATCTCGGCGTGATGGTCGATGACCTTGTGAATATTTTGCTCGACGAACCGTACCGCATGTTTACAAGCCGTGCCGAATACCGTCTGTTCCTCCGCAGTGACAATGCCGAAATGCGCCTCAAGGAAAAGGCTCGCAAAATCGGCATGATCAGCGACCGCGATTGGGAAGACTGGACTCGCCGCCGCGACCTTATGGCAAGTCTCAAAACTCAATTTACGGAAACGTCTGCCACGCCGGAAGAAGCGAATACGATTCTTGAAGCGGGTGGTCAGGCTCTTGCCTCCGAACGCACCCGCTGGATCAACGTGCTTCGCCGTCCGGGAATTGATCCCGAAACATTCTTCAAGGTAGCCGCGCCAGACGCTAATATCACACGCCGCGACCAGTGGTACATGTATGCCGAAGAACTCTATGCTGGTTTTTTCGACCGCCAGGAACGCGAAATTGACGACCAGAAGAAGATGGAAAAGGTCAAGCTCTCGCCGGACTTCGATTACATGTCCATTACGGCCATCAGCATTGAAAGCCGCCAGCGCCTCAACGCCCACAAGCCGCTTACGCTTGGGCAGGCAAGCCGCGTGCCTGGAGTGCGCCCCGCAGACATCACCGTCCTCGCGCATTGGCTGGATTCTAGAACTTAG
- the thiS gene encoding sulfur carrier protein ThiS codes for MNSNPVKINGENVAAAGMTIAEYLASANYDTKRIAVERNLEIVPKSKYAEVVLEAGDVVEVVNFVGGG; via the coding sequence TTGAACTCAAATCCAGTCAAAATCAACGGTGAAAACGTCGCGGCAGCAGGCATGACCATTGCCGAATATTTGGCGTCCGCAAATTACGATACAAAACGCATCGCCGTTGAGCGCAATTTGGAAATCGTCCCCAAATCAAAGTATGCTGAGGTCGTCCTCGAAGCGGGGGATGTCGTCGAAGTTGTGAACTTTGTTGGAGGCGGGTGA
- the thiF gene encoding thiamine biosynthesis protein ThiF codes for MESVRIPSREEFRRALVQKQGEEIVQKLEQATVAICGVGGLGSNVAINLARAGIKKLILVDFDRVDVTNLQRQQYKASQVGEPKAFALVENLKEIAPYTEFEAYDEKITEENIDKFVANADVVCEAFDNPEAKSMLVNAVLEKYPQKYLVAASGMAGTDDANSIKTRKISKHFYLCGDGKSDVTQGLALLAPRVQICAAHEALTIIRIIAGLEV; via the coding sequence ATGGAAAGCGTTCGAATCCCGAGCAGGGAAGAGTTCCGACGCGCACTCGTACAAAAGCAAGGCGAAGAAATTGTTCAAAAATTGGAACAGGCCACAGTTGCCATCTGTGGTGTAGGTGGACTCGGCTCAAACGTCGCCATCAATCTCGCTCGCGCGGGCATCAAGAAGCTCATTCTCGTGGATTTTGACCGTGTTGACGTGACGAACTTGCAACGCCAGCAGTACAAGGCATCTCAGGTTGGAGAGCCTAAAGCGTTTGCGCTCGTCGAAAATTTGAAAGAAATAGCACCGTACACAGAGTTTGAAGCGTACGACGAAAAAATCACGGAAGAAAACATCGACAAGTTCGTGGCTAACGCTGATGTTGTCTGTGAAGCGTTCGACAATCCCGAAGCAAAATCAATGCTTGTAAACGCCGTGCTTGAAAAGTATCCGCAAAAGTATCTCGTGGCAGCCTCTGGAATGGCAGGCACGGACGATGCGAATTCCATCAAGACGCGTAAGATTTCAAAACATTTTTACCTCTGTGGCGATGGCAAGAGCGACGTGACTCAAGGACTTGCGCTCCTCGCTCCACGCGTGCAGATTTGCGCAGCGCATGAGGCGCTCACGATTATCCGGATTATTGCCGGTCTAGAAGTTTAA
- a CDS encoding thiazole synthase has protein sequence MNSDKLVIGGHEFDSRFILGSGKYSLKLIEAAVKDAGAQIVTLAVRRANTKEHENILDYIPKNVTLLPNTSGARNAEEAVRIARLSRELGCGDFVKIEIMRDTKYLLPDNAETIKATETLAKEGFVVMPYMYPDLNVARDLVNAGAAAVMPLASPIGSNKGLCTRDFIQILIDEIELPIIVDAGIGKPSEACAAMEMGAAAIMANTALATAGDITQMASAFKLAIEAGRKAYLAGLGRVLSRGASASDPLTGFLRD, from the coding sequence ATGAATTCTGACAAACTTGTTATTGGCGGTCATGAATTTGATTCTCGTTTTATTCTCGGTTCTGGAAAGTATTCCCTCAAGCTCATTGAAGCTGCGGTCAAGGATGCAGGCGCTCAAATTGTAACGCTTGCCGTTCGCCGTGCAAACACGAAGGAACACGAAAACATCCTTGACTACATTCCGAAAAATGTTACGCTTTTGCCGAATACGTCGGGCGCCCGCAATGCCGAAGAAGCAGTCCGCATCGCAAGACTCTCCCGTGAACTTGGTTGCGGTGACTTTGTGAAAATCGAAATCATGCGCGATACCAAGTACTTGCTCCCGGACAATGCCGAAACGATCAAGGCCACCGAAACGCTTGCAAAGGAAGGCTTTGTGGTGATGCCTTACATGTACCCGGATTTGAACGTGGCTCGCGACCTCGTGAATGCCGGTGCCGCCGCCGTGATGCCGCTTGCATCACCGATTGGTTCGAACAAGGGGCTTTGCACGAGAGACTTTATCCAGATTTTAATTGACGAAATTGAACTCCCGATTATCGTGGATGCTGGCATCGGTAAACCGTCCGAAGCTTGCGCCGCCATGGAAATGGGCGCTGCTGCTATTATGGCGAACACCGCTCTTGCAACAGCGGGCGACATTACGCAGATGGCATCAGCATTCAAGCTCGCCATTGAAGCGGGCCGCAAGGCTTACCTCGCCGGGCTTGGCCGAGTGCTTTCCCGTGGTGCATCAGCATCCGATCCGCTCACAGGATTCTTGAGGGATTAA
- the thiH gene encoding 2-iminoacetate synthase ThiH, giving the protein MAERKDNNYFFDSGNLSPAALERKHRIETDPSVRTDIMEYLPGMEVIQSDIRDKVLAAFDSYDASKYTARDVQFALQHDTCSIEDFKALLSPAAAPFLEQMAAKAKIETGRHFGNNVYLFTPLYIANYCENYCVYCGFNCYNHIKRMQLNMEQIEHEMKVIADSGMEEVLLLTGESRAKSSVEYIGEACKLARKYFKLVGVEVYPVNVDEYKYLHECGVDYVTVFQETYDRKRYEQLHLLGHKRVFPYRFDSQERALMGGMRGCGFSALLGLSDFRRDALASALHVYYLQKKYPHAEMSLSCPRLRPIVNNEKISPLDVHEKELCQVLCAYRIFLPFVGITVSSRESKEFRNGIVKIAATKISAGVSTGIGDHESKYSGHDDGEGGDEQFEINDGRSIDKMYADMSSEGMQPVLNDYLYV; this is encoded by the coding sequence ATGGCTGAACGCAAAGACAATAATTACTTTTTTGATTCTGGAAATCTTTCGCCGGCGGCTCTAGAACGCAAGCACAGAATTGAAACAGATCCGTCAGTCCGTACGGACATCATGGAATACTTGCCGGGAATGGAAGTGATCCAATCCGACATCCGCGACAAGGTTCTCGCGGCATTTGATAGCTACGATGCGTCCAAATATACGGCACGCGATGTGCAGTTTGCCTTGCAGCACGACACTTGCTCTATCGAAGATTTCAAGGCTTTGCTTTCTCCTGCAGCAGCGCCGTTCCTCGAACAGATGGCGGCCAAGGCGAAGATTGAGACAGGCCGCCATTTTGGCAATAACGTCTATCTCTTTACACCGCTCTACATTGCAAACTATTGCGAAAACTACTGCGTCTATTGCGGTTTCAACTGCTACAATCACATTAAGCGTATGCAGTTGAACATGGAACAGATTGAGCACGAGATGAAGGTCATCGCCGACAGTGGCATGGAAGAAGTCTTGTTGCTCACGGGCGAAAGCCGCGCTAAAAGCAGTGTCGAATACATCGGTGAGGCTTGCAAGCTTGCACGCAAGTACTTCAAGCTCGTAGGCGTCGAAGTCTACCCGGTAAATGTCGATGAGTACAAGTATCTGCATGAATGTGGCGTCGATTACGTAACCGTATTCCAGGAAACGTACGATCGCAAGCGCTATGAACAACTTCATTTGCTCGGTCACAAGCGCGTATTCCCGTACCGCTTTGATTCTCAAGAACGCGCCCTCATGGGTGGCATGCGTGGTTGCGGATTCTCGGCACTTCTTGGACTTTCGGACTTCCGCCGTGACGCTCTCGCCAGTGCCCTGCACGTTTACTACTTACAAAAGAAGTATCCGCATGCCGAAATGAGCCTCAGCTGTCCGCGTCTCCGTCCGATTGTAAACAACGAAAAAATCAGCCCGCTTGACGTTCACGAAAAGGAACTCTGCCAGGTGCTTTGCGCCTATCGCATCTTCCTTCCGTTCGTGGGCATCACCGTCTCGAGCCGCGAAAGCAAGGAATTCCGCAATGGCATCGTGAAAATCGCCGCTACGAAGATTTCCGCAGGCGTCTCTACCGGCATTGGCGACCACGAAAGCAAATACAGTGGTCACGACGATGGGGAAGGCGGCGATGAACAGTTTGAAATCAATGACGGTCGCAGCATCGACAAGATGTACGCCGACATGAGCAGCGAAGGTATGCAACCCGTGCTGAACGACTACTTGTATGTTTAG
- a CDS encoding type II secretion system protein encodes MKPMNSKRGITLMELMVVIAIMGILSTVAMPKFFGTAEKAREKIDLMKLYDLRNALNLALIEDIGAMDVYDPVTGVNRAQMSKDLNAGLSSNIGATLFVIELHSNLSINVQGSHGSANDKIGNQNINICKMIGDGGTFYSALRDANFDGVADIIEARLKGVNNYKNGGDTYSSKPYIGSDGKTTYYRTAPIRKLFQSQALNVGTIKDNKRYSLSLRWTDPDDPYSIEVYLLENGHQWNDAYKSDYGTCFSTYGRRGCSYKKKK; translated from the coding sequence ATGAAACCGATGAATTCAAAGAGGGGTATTACCCTCATGGAACTTATGGTGGTTATCGCTATTATGGGCATTCTCTCCACCGTAGCTATGCCGAAGTTTTTCGGAACAGCCGAAAAGGCTCGTGAAAAAATAGACCTGATGAAACTTTACGACCTCAGAAACGCTCTTAACTTAGCGCTTATCGAGGATATTGGGGCTATGGATGTTTACGATCCTGTCACTGGCGTAAATAGAGCTCAAATGTCAAAAGACCTTAACGCGGGTCTATCATCTAATATTGGAGCAACATTATTTGTAATTGAACTGCATAGTAACCTTTCTATCAACGTTCAGGGAAGCCATGGCAGTGCAAACGACAAAATCGGCAATCAAAATATTAACATCTGTAAGATGATTGGTGACGGAGGTACATTCTACTCCGCTCTTAGAGATGCAAACTTTGATGGTGTAGCAGACATTATCGAAGCACGACTTAAAGGAGTAAACAACTATAAGAATGGAGGTGATACCTACTCCTCAAAACCATATATAGGTTCCGATGGTAAAACAACATACTACAGAACAGCCCCGATACGAAAGCTTTTCCAAAGTCAAGCTCTGAATGTCGGAACAATAAAAGACAATAAGCGTTATTCTCTTAGTTTACGCTGGACTGATCCGGATGACCCCTACTCCATTGAAGTATACTTACTTGAGAATGGACACCAATGGAATGACGCCTACAAATCCGACTACGGAACATGTTTCTCGACATACGGACGAAGAGGTTGTTCGTACAAGAAGAAGAAGTGA
- the thiE gene encoding thiamine phosphate synthase produces MKKLDTTLYFITDSTSVPADRFLPTVEAACKGGATLIQLREKNRSTREYMELAAAAHEVTKRYNIPLIIDDRVDVALAIGAEGVHVGQTDMPVKIARQLMGADKIIGATTKTVPQALEAYEQGADYLGVGAIYPTTTKVVTILTSVDTLKAIVKAVPINVNAIGGLNKDNIDVLKGSGISGICAVSAIMKAADPEKATRELKDAFLNLNK; encoded by the coding sequence ATGAAAAAACTTGATACAACGCTCTATTTCATTACCGATAGCACGAGTGTGCCGGCGGATCGATTTTTACCTACTGTAGAAGCGGCATGTAAAGGCGGTGCTACGCTTATCCAACTTCGTGAAAAGAATCGTTCCACACGTGAATACATGGAACTTGCAGCTGCGGCTCATGAAGTAACAAAGCGTTACAACATCCCGTTGATTATTGATGACCGCGTTGATGTGGCGCTGGCCATTGGTGCTGAAGGTGTGCATGTCGGACAAACTGATATGCCTGTGAAAATAGCCCGTCAGCTGATGGGTGCAGATAAAATAATTGGTGCTACAACGAAGACTGTACCTCAGGCTCTGGAGGCTTACGAACAGGGGGCCGACTATCTTGGGGTGGGGGCGATTTATCCGACGACTACTAAAGTGGTCACGATTCTCACAAGTGTTGATACGCTTAAGGCGATTGTGAAGGCCGTACCAATCAATGTGAACGCTATTGGAGGGCTCAACAAGGATAATATCGATGTGCTCAAGGGCTCAGGTATTTCAGGAATTTGTGCGGTTTCTGCCATTATGAAGGCCGCAGATCCAGAAAAAGCGACGCGAGAACTGAAAGACGCATTTTTGAATTTGAATAAATAA
- a CDS encoding type III pantothenate kinase has protein sequence MKKNLKNSLSFVVDVGNSHTVLGIYKGDKVVDHWRLTTRKETTSDEVMNRVGGLIHLSKIKLESVTHVGLSTVVPSLERPWVKALQTLLKRPVQVVSSSNCLNCPIAYPNPSTLGADRLCNVIALKERGYTDAIVIDMGTATTFDVMKDGGFAGGIIIPGISASLDVLTQKAARLLPVSIEWPKHLIANNTDDAIRAGLLFGFMAELETLVAKIKQEMAKKNVPVFATGGWGRTIASHTKIIDTYDPYLTLDGIRLVALRGDSAAEVIDRDVEE, from the coding sequence ATGAAAAAGAATTTAAAGAACTCTTTGTCGTTTGTGGTCGATGTGGGCAACTCGCACACCGTCCTCGGAATTTATAAAGGGGATAAAGTTGTTGATCACTGGAGACTCACAACCCGCAAAGAAACGACTTCTGACGAAGTCATGAATCGCGTGGGCGGTCTCATTCATCTTTCTAAAATCAAGCTGGAATCCGTGACGCACGTCGGTCTTTCGACTGTGGTGCCGTCGTTGGAACGCCCATGGGTCAAGGCTTTGCAGACGCTTTTGAAGCGCCCAGTGCAAGTGGTGAGTTCTTCGAACTGCTTAAATTGCCCGATTGCTTACCCGAACCCGAGTACGCTCGGTGCCGACCGACTTTGTAATGTGATTGCCCTCAAGGAACGTGGTTACACGGACGCTATCGTAATTGATATGGGAACGGCAACGACGTTTGATGTGATGAAGGACGGAGGCTTTGCTGGCGGCATTATCATTCCGGGCATTAGCGCGAGTCTCGACGTACTTACGCAAAAAGCGGCTCGTCTTTTGCCGGTAAGCATTGAATGGCCTAAGCACCTTATTGCAAACAATACAGACGATGCTATCCGCGCGGGTCTCCTCTTCGGCTTCATGGCTGAACTTGAAACGCTTGTCGCTAAAATCAAACAGGAAATGGCCAAGAAGAACGTTCCTGTTTTTGCGACGGGTGGCTGGGGCCGCACAATTGCAAGTCACACCAAGATTATTGACACATACGATCCATACTTGACTCTTGATGGCATTCGCCTGGTTGCACTTCGAGGAGATTCTGCAGCCGAAGTGATTGACCGGGACGTCGAGGAGTAA